TAGAAATGCTTAACAATGTTACGTAATTTAACGATGAAGTAAAGGCTAGTATAGGTATTAATAGGATAATAAAAGCTAAGACAAAATCTGACAGTACGAGTATTTTACGTTTATTATGTCTATCTGAAAATGCACCACCAAGCACGCCAAATAATATAAACGGTAGTGTCTGGCTCATTACCATAAGTGATAACTTCCAAGCAGAATGATGCGTAAGGTCAATCGTGAACCATATAAGTTGCAGTGAAAATAATACAAAGCAACTACTTCTAAGAAAATTACCTATTAATAAATAACTAAAGTTTTTATTTTGTAAAACCGTTAAATAGTTCATCGATAAAACCTTCTTACGTTTAAAATTACAATTATTGTATGAAATTTTTAATATTGATGTCAACTTAGTTTTCGATAAAAAAAGATCTAACCAAAAGTGGCTAGATCTTATAAATGTTCTCTTAATTGATATGGTTTTTAACAAATTCATGTACTCTGTCGTTCTCTCTGTCATTAGGTTCTGCATTGTAAATTGTTATTTCATATGAATTAGGTTGTAAAAGAGGGCGTCTCAAGGCACTAAATTTGCGATGATGTTCAGTTTTATCATGTTTATCAAATAATGTTTCGTTTTCCCATTTTTCTAAAACAAAGACTCCGTTATCATTTTCTGGATCTGGATAATGCATGTAACTAATGTTTCCAGGTTCTTTTCTAGTTTCTCTGATGTTTTCTTGGCAATATTCTAAAACTTCGTCGCGTTTACCTTCTTTGCATAGATAATAAGCTGTTACGATTAACATACTAGCATCTCCTCATTAGTCTTTTGATAACTTATAAATATTTTTTATACCACTCTAAGGCTTGGGTACTTGATTGGTCAAAGTTCACATTATAAGGGTCGAAGTGACCGCCAGGCATGATATTTAAAGACTTAGGTTCAAGTGCTGTCTCATAAGCTTGTAAAGCTAAATCTGAAGGTGTGATAATATCATCTTTAGCAACAAGCATTAATAAAGGTTTAGGGCTAATAAATGGAACCATATTTCCAGGGTTATAATACTGAGAAAACTCAACTGAGCGCAAAGTTACTTTATTTACAGCATTGTTATATTTTTCGTGGCCATCTCCATACCAGTCGATAGCATCTTGTGAGTTATATATGCCTTTATCGTTGTTAAATTCAGGGATTACTTTAGTATAAGTAGGAGCTTTACCTTGCTGACGATTTATTCTATCTTGAGCAAATTCATCTTGTTTTGCTTTTAGTGCATCACCAGTCATACGGCGCTTACTTGTTTCCGAACCGCTTATCGTTGGAACTTGGGCAACGACACATTTAACTCTAGCATCACTTGCACCAACCATTAATACATGACCGCCACTGTAACTAGAGCCCCAAATACCAATGCGATTAGCATCTATTTCAGGTAATGTAGATGCATATGTTATCGCATGCTTATAACCTTCTATTTGTTCCCAAGGATTTATTTCGTAGCGCGGTTCACCATCGCTGTCACCAAAGTTTTTATGATCGTATACGAGTACAGCATAACCATTTTGGGAAAATTTACGCGCATAGGGTGCTAACCCCATTTCTTTTATAGCTGAGAAACCGTGGGCCATGATAATACATGGTAAAGGTTTTGTACGTTCAGAAGGTAAGTATAGCCACCCTCTTAAAGTTGTACCATCAGCGTTAAAACTAATGTCAAGCATTTCAATATTTGTGTTATTTTGTTGAGTCAATTTGTTCATCTCTTTTTTTAAAAATTTAATAAAACGTTCTAACATTAATGTTAGAACGTTTATATTGTCAGTTCAAATTATTTACTTTTAAACATGTATGCTAAAACACCGATTAAACTAAATGTAAATACTGCAAATACGATGTTCATAATTACTAAAGTTTCGATAATTACTGAGTCTTTACCTAAACGTTCAAAGGCGTTTTGTTGCATTTCTTGTTGTGTATTCCAATCTCCTTCGGCACGTGAAGGTTTTTCTTCGATATCTTTTTCCATTCTGTCATCAATTCTACTCATCATGAATCCCTCCATTTTGTTACTAATAATTATTTTCCCTATAAATGAGCATATAAATCATACACACTTTAGATACTAATTAAGAGGGAACTAATCTAAAAACAGCCAATAATAAAATATTTAGTTAAAAATTTGAAAAAATAGATGAATTTAAAGTTTTTATTGTTCGAAATAGGTTATTGGAATATAAATTAATTTTAAAGAGGTGTATGACTATGTCTGAATTTATATCAGCTTTAGCCGGAGGTCTTATAGCGCTAATAGGAGTTTGGTTACAATTTCGCAAAGAAGATAGGGATAAACGCATTGATTATGAGAATGACATAAAGAGTATGATTGATTTAATCGTCTATAAAGTAGCTAGAATTAGAAACACTGAATTGGATGAAAAAAGAGTTTTGAAAAGTCGAGACTATACATCTGAAATATTTTTTGAAATCGAAAGTGATTTTAAAAATTTAAATGATCAACTTCAAACACTCATAATGAAATTGAGCCACCATGATGATAATTCTAGTTATCTTTTACAGGACTTATTGAGAAGATTTGCTCCACTAGAAATACAATTTAAAAATTTCAAAGTAACTTATAAAATATATGATAATAATTTTGAAGAAAAGAAAAAGGAGTTAACCTCTATAATTGGTTCAAAAGTTAAATTAGATAAAGAAGTTCGTGAATTTATATTGAAAATGAATAACTTTGCACGAAAGAATTATAATCATAAAATACTTGAACCTGATATTAGAAGTTATGAAGAAATAAAATCTAAAAATAAATACACTTTTAATGAATAAAATATAACGTAAGGGATATGTAGTTAATTTAAATAATTACATATCCCTTTAAAATTCTTTAAGATTCTAGTTTATTAATCGCCACGTCTAAGCCAAAATAGTCGTACAATAACTGGCGGTAATTACTAGAGTTTACTTCTTGTTGTTCCTTTTGACCTTGTTTCGTTAATGTAAGGTGATTGAATGACATAGTTGCTCTACCAAATGATTGTGGCTGTGTCACAAGTAGACGTTGAACGAAAATTGATTCTGGATTTGATTGGTTATAATTAATATTGTCTTCAAATTCATCGATAGATCTTGCTATCAACTCTGCTTCGTATAGCGTTTGCCATTCGTTAGCTATTAATTTTTGAAGGTGAACATTATTTTCTTCCATTAAAATGGCACGAAATTGTCCGTTAATATCGATAACAGGTTCTGCATTCTCTAAAGTCGTGATGCGTAAGGCTTTTAATGGCAAGTCTCCGAAACCTACATCAGCAATGTATTGATTGTCGCCAATAGTTACGACTGTAGACATATGAGAACCATGTGGGCTACGACCGCCATCAGGTGTATGAATCGTTGCCGATATACTTTCTGCAGTATACCCTTGTTGTATTAAATAGTATTTAAACAAAGTGTTTAATTCATAACAAAAGCCACCACGATGATGATTAACTACTTTATCGAAAAGGTGATTAATATCGACTGATATAGGTACACCATTTTGAACGTCTATATTTTCAAAAGGGACAGTGAACATAAAATGTTGTAAATAATAATTAAGTGCGTCTAATGTAGGTTTGTCATACATATTGCTATCAATTTTCAAATGCTGTTCGAATGCTTTGATATTCATAGATTATAAGCTCCTAATTAAAGTGTTTGTGTAATAACTTAAGATTATAGCGTTAAATTCTTTATTACAAATAGAACGATTTAGAATTATAGGTTTGAAAACGTTTA
The Staphylococcus kloosii genome window above contains:
- a CDS encoding type I secretion system protein; translation: MSEFISALAGGLIALIGVWLQFRKEDRDKRIDYENDIKSMIDLIVYKVARIRNTELDEKRVLKSRDYTSEIFFEIESDFKNLNDQLQTLIMKLSHHDDNSSYLLQDLLRRFAPLEIQFKNFKVTYKIYDNNFEEKKKELTSIIGSKVKLDKEVREFILKMNNFARKNYNHKILEPDIRSYEEIKSKNKYTFNE
- a CDS encoding putative quinol monooxygenase, with product MLIVTAYYLCKEGKRDEVLEYCQENIRETRKEPGNISYMHYPDPENDNGVFVLEKWENETLFDKHDKTEHHRKFSALRRPLLQPNSYEITIYNAEPNDRENDRVHEFVKNHIN
- a CDS encoding arylamine N-acetyltransferase family protein; the encoded protein is MNIKAFEQHLKIDSNMYDKPTLDALNYYLQHFMFTVPFENIDVQNGVPISVDINHLFDKVVNHHRGGFCYELNTLFKYYLIQQGYTAESISATIHTPDGGRSPHGSHMSTVVTIGDNQYIADVGFGDLPLKALRITTLENAEPVIDINGQFRAILMEENNVHLQKLIANEWQTLYEAELIARSIDEFEDNINYNQSNPESIFVQRLLVTQPQSFGRATMSFNHLTLTKQGQKEQQEVNSSNYRQLLYDYFGLDVAINKLES
- a CDS encoding alpha/beta hydrolase; this encodes MTQQNNTNIEMLDISFNADGTTLRGWLYLPSERTKPLPCIIMAHGFSAIKEMGLAPYARKFSQNGYAVLVYDHKNFGDSDGEPRYEINPWEQIEGYKHAITYASTLPEIDANRIGIWGSSYSGGHVLMVGASDARVKCVVAQVPTISGSETSKRRMTGDALKAKQDEFAQDRINRQQGKAPTYTKVIPEFNNDKGIYNSQDAIDWYGDGHEKYNNAVNKVTLRSVEFSQYYNPGNMVPFISPKPLLMLVAKDDIITPSDLALQAYETALEPKSLNIMPGGHFDPYNVNFDQSSTQALEWYKKYL